The DNA sequence AGGCCGATGGCGCTGGCCCGCTGCGCCCGGCTTCGCCGCGCTTGCGACCACCGCTAGATCCATGGCGCTGGCCCGCTGCGCCCGGCTTCGCCGCGCTTGCGACCACCGCTAGATCCATGGCGCTGGCCCGCTGCGCCCGGCTTCGCCGCGCTTGCGACCACCGCTAGGCCAGTTCCCGCGCCATCGCATCGAAAGCGCGCAGGGTGTCGGACAGCATCTGCGAGTCGGCACCATAGGACTGGGTGGACACCTTGGCGCCAACCAGCCCCACGGCCCGATCGACGTAGATCAGCTGGCCGCACATGCCTTGGCACAACACCACGCTGTTGCCCGGGTAGGGGAACCACACCTGGTTGCGGTACATCCCGCCGGGCATTCCGGTGTCGTCCGGGCTGGCGGCGAACGCCTGGCGCGAGTCGGGACCGCCGTCGAGGGTGTCGGCGATCCACGCCGCCGGCACCACCTGCCGGCCGGTCAGCGAGACGCCGTCGCGTGAGAACAGCGACCCGAATCGGATCAGGTCGGTAAGGCAGGCACTGATTCCGCCGTCGAAGAATCCAGTGCCGCCCGGGTCCACGCCAATGGTGGCGTCACATTGCGCACCGATGCGGCTCCACAGCAGTTCCGACATCAGTTGGGGCATCCGCTGTCCGGCGGCGACCTCGCAGATCCAGCCCAGCACGTCGGTTTCGCACGAGCGGTATTCGAACGGGCCGCCGTGCGCCGACTTCTGCCGCAACGTCAGCAGGAAGTCGCGCAGGGTGGCCGGCCCCTTTTCGCTGTCTCGGGGCGCCCACCCGACTGCCGCGTCGAGGGCGTGGATCTCCGCGGTCGGGTGCAGGTAATTGTCCGAGAAGGCGATACCCGACCGCATATCCAGTAGGTGCCGTACCGTCGCGCCGGCGTAGCCGCAGTCGGCCAGGGCAGGCACGTATGTGGTGACCGGAGCGTCGAGGGCGATCACCCCAGCCCCGT is a window from the Mycobacterium sp. SVM_VP21 genome containing:
- a CDS encoding beta-lactamase family protein, whose protein sequence is MSDVAPGHRPAGISLDNWLADPYSQWSFQHVEDFVATAVIARGTGPVAALPATGAELAAVPVTTTEGAVTTVGTIMDATATDGWAVAHRGALVAEEYVGALGSHTRHLLFSVSKSMVAAVVGALHGAGVIALDAPVTTYVPALADCGYAGATVRHLLDMRSGIAFSDNYLHPTAEIHALDAAVGWAPRDSEKGPATLRDFLLTLRQKSAHGGPFEYRSCETDVLGWICEVAAGQRMPQLMSELLWSRIGAQCDATIGVDPGGTGFFDGGISACLTDLIRFGSLFSRDGVSLTGRQVVPAAWIADTLDGGPDSRQAFAASPDDTGMPGGMYRNQVWFPYPGNSVVLCQGMCGQLIYVDRAVGLVGAKVSTQSYGADSQMLSDTLRAFDAMARELA